A stretch of DNA from Notolabrus celidotus isolate fNotCel1 unplaced genomic scaffold, fNotCel1.pri scaffold_476_arrow_ctg1, whole genome shotgun sequence:
acatataaacacaaacatataacacataaacacataaacatataaacacataaatatataaacatataaacacataaacatataaacatataacatataaacacataaacatataaacatataaacacataaacacataaacacataaacacataaacatataaacacataaacatataaacacataaacatataaacacataaacacataaacatactgaggactggacccactgAGGACTGGACCTACCTAAGGACTGGACCCACTGAGGACTGGACCCGCTGAGGACTGGACCTACCtaaggactggacccacctaaGGACTGGGCCAACCTGAGGCCTGGACcaacctgaggactggacctacctgaggactggacctacctgaggactggacccaaagaGAGCCTCTCACCTGGCCAGGTTAAAAACGGATCCATTATTACATTAGGAGGAGATGTGGATGGACTCTCTGGACCCACCAAAAACAAAAGGACCCAAACACAGATTCATAAAAAGATTTAATAATCCAAAAGAGACAAAACTTAACAAATCCAGGAAACACGATCAGACCAGGAACTCAGGTACACACAGGTACTCACAGGTACACTCAGGTACTCACAGGTACACACAGGTACACCCAGGTACTCACAGGTACTCACAGGTACACACAGGTACACCCAGGTACACACAGGTACACCCAGGTACACACAGGTACTCACAGGTACACACAGGTACTCACAGGTACTCACAGGTACTCACAGGTACACTCAGGTACTCACAGGTACTCACAGGTACACTCAGGTACATACAGGTAAGACAGAGAGACTCAGGTGAGTCTCTGAACGCTGATCTGAGTTTGTTCTTTGAAGCAGAAGGGACAGATCGTCTTCACGGAGTCTCAAAGTTTACAGTTTGAAGTTAAACTCCAGTCCGTCCTCAGAGAATCAGCTGCCTCACTGGCTGCGGACACAGAACACCAGCCGTATGGAGAACACGCAGTCCAGCGTGTAGACCAGGAAGTTCAGGATGGTCATGAGGGAGACCATCACCAGCTTGTCCCAGGAACACAGGCTGCCACAGTTGGCCGGCCGCTTGGTTTTGAAAGAGTACAGCGGCCAGAGCACCACGGCGGTCAGGTACACGGCCGCCGCTAACACGTTATACACGATCACCAGCTTGTCGAAGGGGAGCGGCGAGAACGAGGTGAGCCGTCCCGTGGTGAGCAGGATGATGAGGATGTTGAAGATGAAGCACAGGGAGAAGACGGCGATGCACCACTGCAGACCTGAGGAGTGTGAGTAATGTCCCGCCTCCAGAGACGTGAAGATGAGGCAGGCGAGGAACGTCTCCAACATCTTCATGATGCCTGGCGGCGTGGAGAGGAAGCCGATGTGCTCCCCGCTCGGACGAAGGCGGGTCAAGACCACCTCTCCCGTGTACACGGCGAAACAGACCCAGGACACCACAGACGCTCCGATCTGACGATGGCAGGTCTTGCAGGTGAAGAAGACGGGGTAGATGATGGAGGCGGCGAGGCACATGAGGCTCGCCAGCATAGCAAAGGCGGTGGTGAAATCCTCCCAGGCGAAAGGAAGTTTAGAAGAGATGGAGGTGAACTCCAAGACCAGGATGAGGAGcgtgaagaagaagcagaaacacCAGGTGAACATGCACCACGCCCAGTACGGAGAGTTCAAATATCCAACCGACGCCACCAGGctgaaacacatgcaggtgaggaaGGACGCCATGACTCTCATGACACCCACAGGCTGCGTGAGCGCCCGCACATCCACCACGGCCATGGCTGCACCCGGACAGGAAGTCTGACCTGAAGCTAAGGTGTCCTTCAGGTCCCGCGGTCAGGGCGCTACAAGTGCTCATGCAGAGACAGGTGTGTCCCTGAAACTCAGACACACAGCATCCTGGTCTTTTCTGAACCCTTTATGGCCCCAAGTctgtcctctgattggctggtgaCTATCTGTTATCATGTCCGCCTTCAGACCAACACACTGGACTCTGGTCCTCAGAGCTGGTCTGCTAATCTAATAAACACTCCTCTCCTGACTCACCTGTTGGACTGCAGCTGCAGAGTGGGCGGAGTCATGGCTCTGTGTCAGGATCTCTACAGAGTCTAAAGAATGTGTTCACATGGAGCCGCCGGGAAGAGGAGCCCCTCCCACCACCCTCtctgcacccccccccccctgaacCCCCCCcatccaccccccccccctgaaccccccccaccctctctgttaattcccccccccccccccctgaacCCCCCCATCCACCACCCCCCCCCTGAACCCCCCCACCCTCTCTGttaattccccccccccccccccccccctctgaaccccccccaccctctctgtacatccacccccccccccccctcacctgGTCAAAGGACAGCATTAAGACCTACCTGTAATGATGTCATAAAGATAAGTGAACTGAGGCTTAATCCTGACCTGTGTCTCAcctttgcctgtgtgtgtgtgtgtgtgtgtgtgtgttcgtgtgtgtgtgtgtgtgtgtgtgtgcctgtgtgtgcctgtgtgtgtgtgtgtgcctgtgtgttcgtgtgtgtgtgtgtgtgtgtctgtgtgtgtgtgtgcctgtgtgtgtgtgtgtgtgtgtgcctgtgtgtgtttgtgtgtgtgtgtgtgtgtgtgcctgtgtgtgtgtgtgtgtgtgcctgtgtgtgtgtgtgtgtgtgtgtgtgtgcctgtgtgtgtctgtgtgtgtgtgcctgtgtgtgtgtgtgtctgtgtgtgtgtgtgtgcctgtgtgtgtgtgtgtgtgtgtgtgtgtgcctgtgtgtgtttgtgtgtgtgtgtgtgtgtgtgcctgtgtgtgtttgtgtgtgtgtgtgtatgtgtctgtgtgtgtgtgtgtgtgtgtgtgtgtatgtgtctgtgtgtgagtgtgtgtgtgtgtgtgtgtgtatgtgtgtgtgtgtgtgtgcgtgtgtgtgtgtttgtgtgtgtgtgtgtgtgtctgtgtgtgtgtgtgtgtgtatgtgtctgtgtgtgtgtgtatgtgtctgtgtgtgagtgtgtgtgtgtgtgtgtgtatgtgtgtgtgtgtctgtgtgtgtgtgtgtgtgtgcttgtgcgtgtgtgtgtgtatgtgtgagtgtgcgtgtgtgtgtatgtgtctgtgtgtgtgtgtgtgtgtgtgtgtgtgtgtgcctgtgtgtgtgtgtgtgtgtgtgtgtgtgtgtatgtgtgtgtgtgcctgtgagtgtgcgtgtgtgtgtatgtgtctgtgtgtgtgtatgtgtctgtgtgtgtgtgtgtgtgtgtgtgtgtgtgtgtgtgtgtgtgcctgtgtgtgtgtgtgcctgtgtgtgtgtgtgtgtgtgtgtgtgtgtgtgtgtgtgtgcctgtgtgtgtgtgtgcctgtgtgtgtgtgtgtgtgtgtgtgtgtgtgtgtgtgtatgtgtgtgtgtgtgtgtgtgtgtgcctgtgtgtgtgtgtgtgtgtgtgtgtgtgtgtgtgtgtgtgtgtgtgtgtgaatgaatcaTGCTCAGTcttttcacagcagctttatttgtagagaACAGTTCAGACTCGAGGTCGACTCAACGTGTTTGATATTAAAACATTCAGATAAGCgtaaaaaacagaattaaaaaaacaaataaaataaaacagaaaagaaaaattagaaatctgtaagaaataaaatgttaatttaaagttaaaataagctaagagaGGAAGGGGTTAATAAAAAGGTCTCAGTGGGCCTAacccattcaggtctttataaaccatcagcaggattttaaagtctattctctgacagacaggaagccactgcagagatctaagaactggatgtggtctactttgtcgGTCCTGGTTAGGactggagcagcagcattctgtctgagctgcagtcctctgatggactttagggagtcctgtaaagaccccgttacagtagtctagtctgctaaagaggagatggaggagttgttctgcatcctgctgagacatgagtcctttaatccttgatatattctgaaggtgacagtaggctgactttgtcttcatgtggctgctgaaatgaaggtctgagtctgagactacaccaaggtttctatcttagtttgaacatttcatggTTGCacattggagctgagcagtgacctttgacctttcatcCTCGGCTCCAAAAACAACAGGTTCATTCTTTATTATAAATTCATCCTCTGACAGGATAACGTCACTGAGTCAAAGTGACTCTCATAAAGACTCTCCACTGAGAAGGAGGCGACCTCAGAGGAACACCTGAGACCGGTTTAGGTTCTGCTGACGAGGAAGACCAGCCTGAAGGAGTAAACCGTGTCCACGATGTAAGCTACCAGGTTGAAACAGGTCATGAAGGTGACGACCACCAAGTTGTCCCACgggcagaaaggcagcagggagCAGAACTCAGGCCTGGGATTGTTCCTGAAACTGTAAAGAGGCCAAACCACCACGGCCGTCATGTACATCAGCACCGCCACCACGTTACAGACGCTCAGGACTTTATCAAACGGAGcggggaagagggagaggaggcggCCGATGGTGAGAACGATGACGAGGAGGGCGAAAATGAAGCAGATGGAGTAGACCGCGACGCACCACTGCAGCCCGGGGTAGGACGAGTACGCACTGCAGCTGGGCAGGTAGGTGAAGATGATGCACGCCACAAACGCCTCCAGAACCTTCAGGAGGCCCGGGACCGTGGACAGGAAGCCGCTGATCTCACCAGCTTTAGCCACCTTTAAGACCACCTCTCCCGTGTACACGGCGAAACAGACCCAGGACACCATAGACGCTCCCATCTGACGATGGCAGGTCTTGCAGGTGAAGAAGACGGGGTAGATGATGGAGGCGGCGAGGCACATGAGGCTCGCCAGCATAGCAAAGGCGGTGGTGAAATCCTCCCAGGCGAAAGGAAGTTTAGAAGAGATGGAGGTGAACTCCAAGACCAGGATGAGGAGcgtgaagaagaagcagaaacacCAGGTGAACATGCACCACGCCCAGTACGGAGAGTTCAAATATCCAACCGACGCCACCAGGctgaaacacatgcaggtgaggaaGGACGCCATGACTCTCATGACACCCACAGGCTGCGTGAGCGCCCGCACATCCACCACGGCCATGGCTGCACCCGGACAGGAAGTCTGACCTGAAGCTAAGGTGTCCTTCAGGTCCCGCGGTCAGGGCGCTACAAGTGCTCATGCAGAGACAGGTGTGTCCCTGAAACTCAGACACACAGCATCCTGGTCTTTTCTGAACCCTTTATGGCCCCGAGTctgtcctctgattggctggtgaCTATCTGTTATCATGTCCGCCTTCAGACCAACACACTGGACTCTGGTCCTCAGAGCTGGTCTGCTAATCTAATAAACACTCCTCTCCTGACTCACCTGTTGGACTGCACCTGCAGAGTGGGCGGAGTCATGGCTCTGTGTCAGGATCTCTACAGAGTCTAAAGAATGTGTTCACATGGAGCCGCCGGAAGAGGAGCCCCTCCCACCACCCccctgaaccccccccccctctgaaccccccccaccctctctgcaccccccccccctctgaaCCCCCCCACCCTCTCTGCACCCCCCCGCCCCCTCACCTGGTCAAAGGACAGCATTAAGACCTACCTGTAATGATGTCATGAAGAAAAGTGAACTGAGGCTTAATCCTGacctgtgtctcacctgtgcctgtgtgtgtgtgtgtgtgtgtctgtgtgtgtgtgtgtgagtgtgtgtgtgagtgtgtgtgtgtggtgtgtctgtgtgtgtgtgtgtctgtgtgtgtgtgtgcctgtgtgtgtgtgtgtgtgtgtgtgtgtgtgtgtgtgtgtgtgagtgtgtgtgtgagtgtgtgtgtgtgtgtgtgtctgtgtgtgtgtgtctgtgtgtgtgtgtgtgtgtgtatgtgtctgtgtgtgtgtgtctgtgtgtgtgtgtgcctgtgtgtgtgtgtgtgtgtgtgtgtgtgtctgtgtgtgtgtgtgcctgtgtgtgtgtgtgtgtgtgtgtgtgtgtgtctgtgtgtgtgtgtgcctgtgtgtgtgtgtgtgtgtgtgtgtgtgcctgtgtgtgtgtgtgtgtgtgtgtgtgtgtctgtgtgtgtgtgtgcctgtgtgtgtgtgtgtgtgtgtgtctgtgtgtgtgtgtgtgtgtgtgtgtgtgtgcctgtgtgtgtgtgtgcctgtgtgtgtgtgtgtgtgtgtgtgtgtgtctgtgtgtgtgtgtgtgtgtgtgtatgtgtctgtgtgtgtgtgtctgtgtgtgtgtgtgcctgtgtgtgtgtgtgtgtgtgtgtgtgtgtctgtgtgtgtgtgtgcctgtgtgtgtgtgtgtgtgtgtgtgtgtctgtgtgtgtgtgtgcctgtgtgtgtgtgtgtgtgtgtgtctgtgtgtgtgtgtgtgtgtgtgtgtgtgcctgtgtgtgtgtgtgcctgtgtgtgtgtgtgtgtgtgtgtgtgtctgtgtgtgtgtgtgtgtctgtgtgtgtgtgtctgtgtgtgtgtgtgtgtgtgtgtatgtgtctgtgtgtgtgtgtctgtgtgtgtgtgtgcctgtgtgtgtgtgtgtgtgtgtgtgtgtgtgtgtgtgtgtgtgtgtgtgcctgtgtgtgtgtgtgtgtgtgtgtgtgtgtgtgtgtgtgtgtgtgtgtgtgtgtgtgcctgtgtgtgtgtgtgtgtgtgtgtgtgtgtgtgaatgaatcaTGCTCAGTcttttcacagcagctttatttgtagagaACAGTTCAGACTCGAGGTCGACTCAACGTGTTTGATATTAAAACATTCAGATAAGcgtaaaaaaacagaattaaaaaaacaaataaaataaaacagaaaagaaaaattagaaatctgtaagaaataaaatgttaatttaaagttaaaataagctaagagaGGAAGGGGTTAATAAAAAGGTCTCAGTGGGCCTAacccattcaggtctttataaaccatcagcaggattttaaagtctattctctgacagacaggaagccagtgtagagatctaagaactggatgtggtctactttgttggtccttgttaggactggagcagcagcattctgtatgagctgcagtcctctgatggactttagggagtcctgtaaagaccccgttacagtagtctagtctgctaaagaggagatggaggagttgttctgcatcctgctgagacatgagtcctttaatccttgatatattctgaaggtgacagtaggcggactttgtctTCATGTgactgctgaaatgaaggtctgagtctgagactacaccaaggtttctatcttagtttgaacatttcatggTTGCacattggagctgagcagtgacctttgacctttcatccttggctccaaaaacaacagGTTCATTCTTTATTATAAATTCATCCTCTGACAGGATAACGTCACTGAGTCAAAGTGACTCTCATAAAGACTCTCCACTGAGAAGGAGGCGACCTCAGAGGAACACCTGAGACCGGTTTAGGTTCTGCTGACGAGGAAGACCAGCCTGAAGGAGTAAACCGTGTCCACGATGTAAGCTACCAGGTTGAAACAGGTCATGAAGGTGACGACCACCAAGTTGTCCCACGGGCAGAAACGCAGCAGGGAGCAGAACTCAGGCCTGGGATTGTTCCTGAAACTGTAAAGAGGCCAAACCACCACGGCCGTCATGTACATCAGCACCGCCACCACGTTACAGACGCTCAGGACTTTATCAAACGGAGcggggaagagggagaggaggcggCCGATGGTGAGAACGATGACGAGGAGGGCGAAAATGAAGCAGATGGAGTAGACCGCGACGCACCACTGCAGCCCGGGGTAGGACGAGTACGCACTGTGGCTGGGCAGGCAGGTGAAGATGATGCACGCCACAAACGCCTCCAGAACCTTCAGGAGGCCCGGGACCGTGGACAGGAAGCCGCTGATCTCACCAGCTTTAGCCCTCGTCAGCCCCACCTCCACGGCGTACAGGATGAAGGCCAGACAGGAAGTTACGCTGGCGCCAATATATCTGCCCTGCGTAGAGTCAGTGAAGACGATGGGGAAGATGATGGAGGCAGAGAGCACCTGCAGGAGatacaacacacacaggtgaaataagctcctgcacacacacacacacacacacacacacacacacacacacacacacacacacacacacacacacacacacacacacacacacacaaacacacacacagaactttATAATGACCCCctcaaagagagggaggagtacTGAGAGCAGATCTGACGTCTGTGACTCTGAACatgaatattatttaatatttatgagtTCACCAAAAAGTGAAGTTTCCAAAACTCTCcttcaaatattttaattttaggaAGGATTCCTGGATGCTGCTGATTCAGTCACATTTCAGGACCGTGATGTTCTGGATCAGGACTCACCATCAGCGTAGCCAACATGGAGTAGGCGGTGGTGAAGTCGTCCCAGGAGATCGGCAGCTTGGTGTTGAGGCTGGTGAACTCCAGGACGAGGATGAGGAAGGTGACGAGGAAACAGAAGCACCACACGAACATGCTCCAGACCCAGAAGGAGTAAGTGCTGGAGCCGACCGATGCCACCAGGCTGAAGGTGATACAGGTGAGGAGCAGCTCCAGTATCCGCACGATGCCCACCGGCACCGTCAGGGTCCTGAAGTCAAGTGTGACCATGGTAACTGCGTCTCTGGATTTAGTCCCTGGGTTTCAGCAGCGTGCGTCTCTCCTCTGGATGGTTTTATCTTCTTTATAGTGTCTAAAGTCTCTCTCCtcagtctctgtctcagtctctgtctctgctcagtCTCTGctcagtctcagtctcagtctctGCTCAGTCTCTGCtcagtctctgtctcagtctctgctcagtctctgtctcagtctctgtctcagtctctgctcagtctctgtctcagtctctgtctcagtcCCGCAGTCCCTGGCTGTCGATGAAAACAGCACGTAGGCTTCTGGCCGTTCCCCTGTTCTGCTTTTTCAAGACCATTTCCTCAGAGGGTCGGACCTCAGATGACTCTGTTCCGGTGAGTCACACAGGTacatgaaggtgtgtgtgtgtgtgtgtgtgtgtgtgtgtgtgtgtgtgtgtgtgtgtgtgtgtgtgtgtgtgtgtgtgtgtgtgtgtgtgtgtgtgtgtgtgtgttgctcccTCCTGTTAGTATCTCTGGTGTGTACATAAGGCTTGGTCAATAAAGAGTGTTGGATAAGAGGAAGTGTTCAGCCTGTTACTTCTACATTATAATGTCACTCTGAGCGTGTTCGTCCATCAGGACTCAAAGGATTaaaggagacagagaaggagacacagagaaggaGACACAGAAGGAGTCACAGAGAAGGAGTCACAGAgaaggagacacagagaaggagacacagagaaggagacacagagaaggagacacagagaaggagtcacagagaaggagacacagagaaggagacacagagaaggagacacagagaaggagacacagagaaggagacacagagaaggagacacagagaaggagacacagagaaggagacacagagaaggaGACACAGAGTCCTCTCTAAGGTCTTTAATGAAACTGTCCCTGCCATCGAACACGCCCAAATAACTCCTGTCAAACGAGCTGCTGTGAAATGACTCCATCCATCACGTCCTTATCTCAGAGGACAAAGTCCTGTTGATAAAAGAGCTGAAGCACTTTCAAGTCCTcctcagagagaagagagcgGATCACCTGACGCTCTCACAGAGAGGAATCTAAGAGCTTAGACCGGCTTAGGGTGCGTCCTATACCGGATCAAACGTCCTACTGCTGAGAGACCCGAAACCACACCAAGACCATCTCAGTCAAGTCCTAACACAACAGCACCCACCTCCACCATCAGACCCTGAGGTTCATTTAAAACCACCTCCACCATCAGACCCTGAGGTACTTTAAAACCACCTCCACCATCAGACCCTGAGGTTCATTTAAAACCACCTCCACCATCAGACCCTGAGGTACTTTAAAACCACCTCCACCATCAGACCCTGAGGTTCATTTAAAACCACCTCCACCATCAGACCCTGAAGTTCTTTTAAAACCACCTCCACCATCAGACCCTGAGGTTCATTTAAAACCACCTCCACCATCAGACCCTGAGGTTCATTTAAAACCACCTCCACCATCAGACCCTGAAGTTCTTTTAAAACCACCTCCACCATCAGACCCTGAGGTTCATTTAAAACCACCTCCACCATCAGACCCTGAAGTTCATTTAAAACCACCTTCACCATCAGACCCTGAGGTTCATTTAAAACCACCTCCACCATCAGACCCTGAGGTTCATTTAAAACCACCTCCACCATCAGACCCTGAGGTTCATTTAAAACCACCTCCACCATCAGACCCTGAGGTTCATTTAAAACCACCTCCACCATCAGACCCTGAGGTTCATTTAAAACCACCTCCACCATCAGACCCTGAGGTTCATTTAAAACCACCTCCACCATCAGACCCTGAGGTTCATTTAAAACCACCTCCACCATCAGACCCTGAGGTTCATTTAAAACCACCTCCACCATCAGACCCTGAGGTTCATTTAAAACCACCTCCACCATCAGACCCTGAGGTTCATTTAAAACCACTTCCACCATCAGACCCTGAGGCCTGACTGTAGTCATCATGTTCCTTTACCCCTCTTCCTTTTTGGAGAGGGATGTGCTGGTCCACCTCAGTCCAGGTGGAGCATGTCTCTGCTGTAACAACATGTCAATCAGGGGTAGCCCCTCCCTAAAGTGGACCCAGGACCTGTTTCAGTCTGTGGGGTTAATAATTCACAAACGAGCACTCTGCTgttacacagagagaaaactaTGACTCAGAACACGAACTGAAAGTGTTACTGAGAATAAATCAAGCTCTTCATTACAGGCCACAATTACACTCCAACCTGTggtgtcgccccctgctggccattcaTCAGATTACAGGCTCAAGACCGTGTCCCCCGGCTCAGTCTGTGGCTGTTTGTTCAGTTACACTGACCTCTAGTGGCCATGTTTAAAGAATGAAGGGTTTTCTCTGGAAGCACACAGCActgggtcagtgtgtgtgtgtgtgtgtgtgtgtgtgtgtgtgtgtgtgtgtgtgtgtgtgtgtgtgtgtgtggaaagagTCGCTCTATCTCTGTCATAGTGTAACGTTTTGACTTTACTTAGCGTGGACCGATACTCATTCACTCTGCAGGTCTTGAGGTGCTGGTTTTGCTGTGGTGGTGTTGAACCAGAGGAGCAGCTCTGAGTAAAGCAGAGGCTGCTCTGGATTATTAACTTCACACAGAAATATCTCCTTGAATCTTCACCATCAAGtctttatgaaaatatatttaaacctcATGCAATACAGTTTTCCAGAGGGTCAGA
This window harbors:
- the LOC117809851 gene encoding myeloid-associated differentiation marker homolog; the protein is MVTLDFRTLTVPVGIVRILELLLTCITFSLVASVGSSTYSFWVWSMFVWCFCFLVTFLILVLEFTSLNTKLPISWDDFTTAYSMLATLMVLSASIIFPIVFTDSTQGRYIGASVTSCLAFILYAVEVGLTRAKAGEISGFLSTVPGLLKVLEAFVACIIFTCLPSHSAYSSYPGLQWCVAVYSICFIFALLVIVLTIGRLLSLFPAPFDKVLSVCNVVAVLMYMTAVVVWPLYSFRNNPRPEFCSLLRFCPWDNLVVVTFMTCFNLVAYIVDTVYSFRLVFLVSRT
- the LOC117809852 gene encoding myeloid-associated differentiation marker-like; this encodes MAVVDVRALTQPVGVMRVMASFLTCMCFSLVASVGYLNSPYWAWCMFTWCFCFFFTLLILVLEFTSISSKLPFAWEDFTTAFAMLASLMCLAASIIYPVFFTCKTCHRQIGASVVSWVCFAVYTGEVVLTRLRPSGEHIGFLSTPPGIMKMLETFLACLIFTSLEAGHYSHSSGLQWCIAVFSLCFIFNILIILLTTGRLTSFSPLPFDKLVIVYNVLAAAVYLTAVVLWPLYSFKTKRPANCGSLCSWDKLVMVSLMTILNFLVYTLDCVFSIRLVFCVRSQ
- the LOC117809854 gene encoding myeloid-associated differentiation marker-like, producing MAVVDVRALTQPVGVMRVMASFLTCMCFSLVASVGYLNSPYWAWCMFTWCFCFFFTLLILVLEFTSISSKLPFAWEDFTTAFAMLASLMCLAASIIYPVFFTCKTCHRQMGASMVSWVCFAVYTGEVVLKVAKAGEISGFLSTVPGLLKVLEAFVACIIFTYLPSCSAYSSYPGLQWCVAVYSICFIFALLVIVLTIGRLLSLFPAPFDKVLSVCNVVAVLMYMTAVVVWPLYSFRNNPRPEFCSLLPFCPWDNLVVVTFMTCFNLVAYIVDTVYSFRLVFLVSRT